Sequence from the Fragaria vesca subsp. vesca linkage group LG4, FraVesHawaii_1.0, whole genome shotgun sequence genome:
GCCTTTGTACTTGTCAACTGTTAACCGCATGTTTCCTTCATCAATTCATGGCAAAGACGTTTCCATTCTGCATCTACAATGTCTATTACACTACTATTATGACTACCTATTTGCAAGATTCAAAATGATGTGCATGTTCCGGTAAAACACACTGTTGGCATAGCAAACACTTGGAACCAAAAGAAAATGTGAATGTATCTGGTATGTTTTCAGTTTTCACTTTATGAATTTGAAGATCATGTCATGAACTGACGCTATTATTAATTAGTATTCTTATTACTGTTACGTAAAACTAGATTAAGCTATTTTGTCGAAAAATCTTGGATCAAGCTAGCTTATTTGCTGGCAGATTTTTTTATTTTTTATTTTAGTTATTCAAACTTGGTATCCCACTCTTGTATCAAACGCATGATACCATTAACATTAATAATGTGTAGTCTAATGCAATTCAAATACTCCAATGTGGTCAAGTTTAAGCTGTGACTGTCTACCGTGTGCAATCAACTTTTCGCCGTATTGTGGTTTTCTGTGGGAGGGGCAGTGAAACCATTGTGATTGTGGAAGTGTAAAGCAGCAAGTCAGTGTGGAAAGAGGAGGGGTTAATTGTTTAGCTTTACTGCATGGTGGATGTGGAGATATCTTTTTGCGAGGTTTGTACTTCAAACCCTGAGGAGGTATTCATCCAAGCAAAAACGTTTCTTTGATCAAGCCTGAGATGGGTGAAAAGGATCGTGTCATTCGTGTGTTCTCCTTCGGCTAATGGATTCGCAAAACTGAGTGTCAACGGAGCTCTGTGCAAAAAGGGCTGGAAAATATGATGTGCACGGTGTGGTATGAGATGATAGGGGGCATTGATGAACAGATTTACTAGTCATAGACATAGAGGTTCTAAATGTCAACACTAGTTGTTAGTCTATGTAATGTTTCACAGAATTGCATTTTAACAAAAAGAGAAGTGAGAATCTAGACCATCTCACATTACTTACTGTCTTATATTAATATGAGCAGCAATAAGAGGCTCTAGATTTCCATCCAAAACAGACATAAGGTCAGGTAATTGGATACCCGTTTTTGCATCCTTGACTAACTTATATGGATGAGACATGTATCTTCGAGTCTCCTTTTGCCACACATTGAAAATCTCATCTTTCCTGATATCACTAGGCTTAGTAACTCCTTGTTCCAATGCAAGGATGAGAAGCTTGGCTTTCAATCGGTTCATGGCTTTCATCTTATTTGCAAAGTGGCTCCTCTCACCTGCACATAACAGGTTATTTAAATTACAGAAAGATTGCCAGAGTAAAACAAGGGTTGGAATGGATTTGTTTTAGTAGAAAATAGTAAAGTTGCAATAATGTAGTCGCTCAGAACTCCTGTTATGTTATTATTCCCTTCATAAATGTGATCAGTAAACTATACTTGGTAGACTGTAAGAATGTATGTGTCTGAACCAAATGATTTTTGAGCCAACAGTATGTAAGGGTTTCGAGTAAGAGTCATCAAGCACCTGATGATTGGACACTTATGCATGTGGGTTTATGGTGAATGTAAACTAGAGGACCATTTTGCCTCTGCTCTTCTTCAAGCTTTGATGGCAATACAATAGTTAAATCTTCCTCATCAATTTGCATGTCATAAGCTTGTCCAAGAAATAGAGGAACAACATCCACACTTGCTGAGCTAACCTGTAAGATATTCAATTTGCAAACTGTAAAACTACTGGTCAAGATTTTAAAGAAAATATTGCAAGAATAATAACGATCAATACTCCACCTAACTTCTAACTTCTAGGTTGGATAGTGTAATTTATCTTTTCAAGAGATCATTGAAGAAGAATACGAATTAGTGTCTGAGCAATCCACATCCCAAGTCTACGACAAGAGAAAAGAAACAAGCTGCCGAACACCACCACAGCTAGCAAATCCTCAAAATATCTGAAAGAGAAACCCTCAAAGTCTGCAGTTCCGAAGACCACAAAACAGCCAAAGTTCTTCCACCCCTAGTTCCACTAATTCTAGAAGTTTTTTCTATACGCTCCGTCCAAATAACCAAAAGAGTACCTAAGAACATACAACTCCATAAAGTTTATCATCTCTCCCTTACCCGAACCTATGAACGAAATGAAAGTCTAGGTTTTGAAATCAAGGTTACCACAACAGATGATGTCTGCTAATCTATCCATTACATTTGTGTAAATTTATTACCTAGTCTTTAACTAAATGAAAGTGTATTGTCAAAAACTGAAAAGTTGTTGATTCCATTATTCTAGCTTGTATTAATTATTGATAACATATTATCAGAAGATCTTCACAAAGTAAACAATGACACATAACACATTAAACATACTGATATATAAACGTTATGGTTAATTCAAGTATTTCTGTAGCCAGCCCGCAACCGTATTCATTTCTTTTCTTTTCCTTTTTTTGAAGTTCAAATTTACTAAAAGAACAAAGAGAAGAGAGCTGGAACCCAGCAAAAGCAAGGGTACACCAGAAAACGACAGAGCAGGAGGAAAACTCAAAAAAGAAAGAAAGAAAGAAAAAGAAAAGAAAATAAAAGAAAAAAAGCAAAATAAAAGAAAAATATATAACTCCAGAAACAAGAGGAAAGAGCCTCCTTGCTAAAACACCACATTAGTTACTAGAAAGGGATCCATTTTAAGCAGATTCATATTAGCACTAGTACCGTAGAATCTTCCCTAGTTAGCCTTGGGTTTAAAGACATCAGGTTGCATCTTTTACTGTTGAACGGTTGATAATAGCAGTAAGGATCACCATAGGAGGTCTAGACTCATTCTTGGGCATCCTAATATTTATTTTCCTAAACCTTACTCGGTTATACTGTACCAGGAAGTAAGCACACATACACACACACAAAATCCTAGAAATCCTAGACTCCAATAACTAGGATATTACATTCTGCATAACAAAAAAAGCGCAACTGCCTTGAAATTTTGTTTCTAATATTTTCCAGAGGCCAAGTAGAAAACAACTTAAGTCTATAAATTTCAAAATTTATAACAAGCTTATAATATTAATAATAATAATAATATTATTAATCTTATAATCAAAGCCTTCAGTCAGCAAGTCCCCTTAATTTGTTAACCAGGGAAATAGAAAACATGAATTTATTTGCCTATATACCATGAACAACAAGAAAGAAACTCATTGGTTCATACAAAAAAAAAAAAAATGAAAAGTAGAATTTCTACTTTCCTTTAATATATTACTAGGAGCTAGAATGTCTGAAAACCTCATTATAACTGACAATGAGGACTGCTTTTGTATGATACAAAACACAGAAGGATATCATCCTTGACCACGGGCAAGTACTACACAGAACATGATTCAGAAGCTGTTTCTTTTGCTCCCAAGCTACATATTTGGATCAAATTTTTCTGTCATGTGATCATTTTACTTGCAATAATAGATGATGTAGTCCATAGCAATTTTACATTTCAGTCACAAGTGACATCTTTCTATAGGAAAAGAAATTACGAGCAATTCTGAAGACTTTAGTATTGGATTGATTTTACAACAGGACAGAGTTGTACCTCGTGCACGGCAGATCCATTGTTAGAATTTATGATGTAGTGTACACCTGCCTCTCCTGACAGATAGCCATAAGCAAACTCATGTTCGAACTCAATAGTTGCTGAATTGATGCCACCATTCGTGGAAGAACGCTTCTCTACCACCCTTCCTTTGTAACCTAGCTTTCTGGCCCATTTGGTATACATTCTTAGCAGTTGTTTAACCCAAACCTGAATCATGGAATTTACAAAATCACATACAGATAGAAGTGTGTATGTGCTTCTGGGAAGAGAGAGAGAGAGAGAGAGAGAGAGTGTGTGCATTCATGTAGTTTTATCAAGCTCTGGACCACATCCACAATCTATTTTGACATTAAAACTAAACCATTCGACATAAAAATGTGGAAAAACAATAGTTTCTTAGACTTAGGCTGACATGAGGTAATATCATATAAAAACTACGTCAAGATTCCCCTCGAATACTGAAATGCATGTTATTTATAAATCCAACACAGACCTTACACTGAATTTAGGCGAATCAAAACTCCCCCTCCGTTTATGAACAAAAATACCAGATTATGAACATTCATATGAAAGTGGGTTAAAACCAAGGACTTCACATATAGAGCACCTAAGAGGGCATTCAAATATGAAAATTTGCAGTATCTCTCTCTCGTACGGAAACAAATGGAAGAGTATCTAACCTCAGGGTAGCCTTTGCCACCAGCTTTTATAATTAGACATGCTCCCTCCATGTCATATGGTCCCTTAAGAAGCTTGGAAATCTCATACTTATTCAAAATTTTGCTCATATCCAGAGATGCATCATATGCTTGCCTAAAAAGCCCATAATTGATAGCATCTATCTCTGCTAACTGTGTAATAAGCTTTGCTTCTTCAGCCTGCAGAGATAAGCAAGTGTCAAATCCTCAACTTCAAATGAAGAAAGAAAAAAGGGGTGGTAAAGTCATGGCTATATTTGGAACAGCCAGAGGGCTTAAACTTTTAATTCCTGATGGTGCACCCTGCTAAAATTATTAAACCTCCATGGCTAATATACTAGTTACATACAACTGAATGAACTTAAATCTAAGGTGGAAAAATCAATTTGATAGAATAGTAGAATGCAAATACACCAAGTTTGATAATGTGTTACCTTATATGTCAAGTCTCTTAGAGCATCAACAACTCTAACACTATCTGCCAATTTGGCAAGAATCTCGTTGGACTTAGCAGTGTCATCCCAAAGGTCATAGTCGCGTATCAGTTGTTCCTGCTCATTCCGTCTTTCTTCTTCAAGTTCCAGCGCCAATGGGGCCAACATCTCCGCTCGTAGAACAGCATCCTCAATCTTCTTTTTCAATGAAAATAATCCTAAACAAACTCAAACTATCATTTTGAATTCCATACAATCATTAACAGTAGAACTCAAAACTTGCTAAAACAAAACCAATAATAACTAACAACTACTTTCGGGTCCTAGTTTAGTTATTGTTTGCGACTTTGAGTTGTTACTGTTTGAGAAATGGTAGGCTACCCAACAAACACACAAGTGTTCTTATGTGTTCAAACATATTATTCCATGTCAAACACTAGTTCCTTAAGCCATACCCACTTTCCAAATATGAATTCTGAGATACAAACAACCTTATCTTAGCATAAACTTGCTTGGTTCCACCCAAATTCAAAACAATATATACAGAGAGCAATAGAGATATAGAGAACATACCCAGTTGTTTGTAGAACCTGTTCTTGTCATAGACACAATGAGTGTTTAGAAATTGGTGGGTCTTTCTCTTGGAGTGTTTCCATGTTGATGAGCTGTTGAATAAGGCAGCCGTGGTGGCGGTGCTGCTGCTCCCGCCACTTCTGACAAACGCGGACTCGGCGGCCATGCTCTCTTCTACTACGATTCGAATGAAGAAAAAGAAGAATCAAGTCACCTCAGTTTCCATTTGCTAAGCAACACTTGTGTCCTTCCTCTCCTCCTCCTCCTCCTCCTCTTATCCTCAGCCATCTTGACCGTTGCCACTGGGTTTATCTTCTCACGTGCTACTCACGTGTCCCTTAAACCCCTAGACATTTTGCACCCTTGAGTTCTCAATTCCATCGGCACGTCACACCATTAATAATTGATAATTACAATGATTACTTTCCGTGAATTAAATGACTTATGTCATTAGACCTAATAATATTACACTGTTTACTAATATGTAAAAATACTAGAATGTGTGTGGGTCTCACTTGCTTATCAGGAATCGATTCCTTATGAACCCCCTAATAGTAATCGAAATTATGATAGGCTGCAAGAGTAATTAATTGACGCTATAGAGGTCTCCTAGCAATATGGGGTTTCATATTCGAGTCTAGATTGTATAAAACATCATTTGAAGATGAGTCGTACCTAAATTACTCTCGGTTCTAGAGTTGATGTATATATTTATTATGACACACCTAGTTCTTATAACACGTCTCGAACCCAACACATGCAACATAATCTATTAACTATTGTTCACCGTCACTTATGACTTATACAACAGAATTCGATCTTTATTTCAAACAATAGATCTTCATTATATTGAATTTTCTCGAACTGAGTTGTATTTGTTAACTCTCAATATCGATCATACGTTGTGACATTCCTTCTACAAATTAAAGGAATGGTTACTTATTTAATAAAGAAAAAAGAGAAGAAAATACTAAAGATAAAGAGTCGAACTAGGAAATTTAATCTCATAAAACATCTAATGTTTCCGATCCACTTCATTAGCTCTAGTCTTGCACTCCAAGTACATAATGGCATAATTCCATATCATGATTTTCCTTTTTATTTCTTAGTTCAAGGTACATCTGTATCTTGAACCCACATTTCAAAAAGGACATCCTTTCAATGGTGTAGTAAAAACATTACCTAAAAACATCAAATTGGTAAAAAATATTTTGTAACAATATTCAACCCAACTCCTTAGTCATGCAGGCAATCATGGCATTCATCTTACAGAATTTCCTTAACTAATTTTGTAATTCAACAATATCTCCAGCAAAAGCATCAATCAAGTCGTAAAAACCTAGCTAGTAATGAAACCTTCTTTTAAATCTTCGAATTCGAAAGTAAGTAACTGACGTACAACTCATATATATGTATACCATCAATATATATTAATTGGTCATATACATAATTTTGAATTATTTAGAGCATAAAGTTGATAAACTGGCCAATTGTAAGAACTAGCTAGGAGATATTGAAAATTATATGTTTCCTTACGTGCGCAAATTACTGCCAAATTGGTTCCATGTTCAAATTGAGATTTAAACAGCTTACAAAGTCGATGTAATGATTAATTACAACCACATATTAAGCTTCAGAATGGAAGGTTACAAAGAAATTAGCAGAAACGTAGTGTACTTGCAAGAACAATATCAGGAAACTTAGTCACTACATCAAATCCCAAATTATGATTCGAGATTTCTTTCCAATTTGAACGATAATGCATTAATTCAACCCTCAATAAAAAGGAGTTTAATCTCCCCGATCTTTTCATCAAACCCCAAATTTTCTAATCTCTGTGATAATAATTGGGATGGAGAAACCAATACTACTAGAAGTTTGTGCTAATTCCTCCGAGGCCTCGAGCATTATCTCAGCAGCCTCAGAGAAGAAGAAGAATACTATGAAGATGAAGGAGATCAACGTCGACGACGAATCCCAACAACCAGGAAAGCCAGAGGTACTGGTGGCAGCAGCCAATGTTGAACTTGCACTTTTCAAGGATAATCCACCGCCGGAGGAGGAGGCCTCGGAGGAGATCAATGGCAAGCGTGGTCAACAAAAGAAAGAAAAAGAAGAGACTAGGGTTTTCAAGTGTAACTTCTGTAACAGAAACTTCTCTACTTCTCAAGCCTTGGGAGGCCACCAAAATGCTCACAAACCAGAACGGCAGCTTGCGAAAAGGCGTAGCCAGGGACTGGATGCAGGTGGTGGAATCGGATTAGGGCAGTCTTATTATCCTTATAATTTCAGCCCTTATTCTTCATCTACTTTTTCTCCACACTACTCTCTTTATGGATCTAGGT
This genomic interval carries:
- the LOC101309438 gene encoding peptide chain release factor 2-like is translated as MAAESAFVRSGGSSSTATTAALFNSSSTWKHSKRKTHQFLNTHCVYDKNRFYKQLGLFSLKKKIEDAVLRAEMLAPLALELEEERRNEQEQLIRDYDLWDDTAKSNEILAKLADSVRVVDALRDLTYKAEEAKLITQLAEIDAINYGLFRQAYDASLDMSKILNKYEISKLLKGPYDMEGACLIIKAGGKGYPEVWVKQLLRMYTKWARKLGYKGRVVEKRSSTNGGINSATIEFEHEFAYGYLSGEAGVHYIINSNNGSAVHEVSSASVDVVPLFLGQAYDMQIDEEDLTIVLPSKLEEEQRQNGPLVYIHHKPTCISVQSSGERSHFANKMKAMNRLKAKLLILALEQGVTKPSDIRKDEIFNVWQKETRRYMSHPYKLVKDAKTGIQLPDLMSVLDGNLEPLIAAHINIRQ